From the Streptomyces sp. NBC_00390 genome, the window CGCCGGGGAGGGTCGAACGGGCCCCACTGCAGGTCCGTCAGGCCCGCCGTCGTCCGCTCCACTTCGGTTCCACGCTGATCCACTCGCGTTCCCACTCCGCCATCCTGTGCCGGTCGGCGGTTCGTCGCACGGCAAGACGGACCACAAGGACGGCCGCCGCGCTCCCGGCCGTGACGCCGGCGCCGACTGCGAAGGCCTCCAGCAGGACGTCGCCGTCGTCCTTGGGGGGCGCTGTGACCTTGCCCCGGCTGTCCACCCAGATGTCCGTGCGGTCGCCGCGCTCCATGCCCTCCGGAACCAGCGCCACGCCCTGTGAGACACCTCCGCCCGGGGTGGCCCAGCGCACCGGCACCCGGTACTTCGCCTGCGTCACGCTGCCGTCGGAGGAAGGGATGGATTCCGGGGTGTCTCTCAGGAGTTCCGCCCGTACCTGGTGCAGCGACGCCGCCCGCTCCGCTGCCGCTGCCCGGCCCTGCGCGAATGCCGACCACCCTGAGGCCGTGCCTGCGGCGGGAGCTCCGAGCACAAGGCCCGCGCTGAGCAACAGCGCCGTCCAGGAGCCGACCACATCGGACCGCCGGAGCAACGGGTTGTGCCGGCGCCGCGCGCGGAGGGTGTCGAAAGCCATGGCGTCACGTCCGTCCTGCCACCAGATCGGCAGCGATGGTCTCGGCCCAGCGGCTGATCCGCGCGACGTCGCGAAAGTCCCCGCCACGTCCTTGTTGAAGGATCATCCGGGCGACCCAGCCGCTCGCTCCTTCCTCGAGCCGCCCGCCGAACGTGACATGTTCCTCCGCATCCAGCCTGTGGGCCGCCCGACGGGCCCCCGCCACCGGGGGAATGTCGCGCTCCGATGCCGAGGGGTCGAGAGGACCGCTGCTGAAGAGCCATACCGGGCGTGCGGCCAGTTCTCGGTGGTGGCGGCGCGCGAAGCGCCGGGCGTCCCGGTGCCAGCGACCCGCGTACAGCGCACCACCGAGCACGACGGCGTCGTACGGGCCGACGTCCTGGATCTCGTGGGCGGACCGGGCGTCTGCGTCGATACCGTTGTCGCGGAGGACGGAGGCGATCCATCGCGCGATTTCGGCTGTCGAGCCGTTCTTGCTGCCGTAGGCGACGAGTGCCGAAGGCCTCATTGTGATCGCACTCCTCGTCGCTCTTCGCCACGCAGTCGATCGGGCGCAAGGTTCGGTGGCGGCTCCTTCGAGCGGTCATCACGGTGGTTCTCGTAGCGGCAGGTGAGCCGGTCGACGACGGAGACCACGCCGTCGACCTGCTGGATCAGCCGCAGGACCGGGGGAATCTCGCTCCGCTGTCCGAGCTGCCCGCTCACCGTGACCACGCCGTCGCGCACCTCGACGTCGATTGTGGCGGGCGGGATCCAGCAGGTGCGGTCCAGGACGTCCTCCACGACGACGCGCCGGATCTCGGCGTCCGGTCGCAGGAACACCTTCAGCAGGTCGCGGCGGGTGACGATGCCGACGAGGCGGTTCTCCTCGTCCACCACCGGAAGCCGCTCGATGCCGTGCCGCGCCATGATGCGGGCCGCTTCCGCGATGGACTCGTGGGCGTAGGCGTAGACGGCGGGACGGGTCATCAGCCGGCACGCGGTGAGCGTCATTACGCCGGGGTCCGTGTCCTGGCCTTTCCTGATGAGGGAGGACCAGCGGGCGTGGTGTGCGCCCTGCCTGTCCTCGGCCGCCGCGGCGTGAGCGAGTAGGCCACTCTCGGAGATCACGCCGATCACCCTTTGGCTGCCGTCGACGACAGGGAGCCCGCTGATCCGATGGTCGTCGAGCAGGTGGACGATCTCCCTGAATGTGGTGTCTGCGGTGGCCCGCACGACGTCGCTCGTCATCACGGTGCCGACCATGTCGTGCTTCATCATGGCTGCCTCTTTCAGCGGAGTCGGCGCAGATAGGCGTCGTAGGTCCGCGAGGGCGTCAGCCGGATGCGGACATCGGCGACGGCAGCGCCGTCAGGCCCGGCGATCACGGGATTGAAGTCGGCCTCGGCCAGCTCCGGCAGGTCGCCGGCGAGCCGCGACAGGCGCAGCAGAAGTTGCTCAAGGCAGCCGACATCCACTGGCTTGGCGCCCCGGTGGCCGAGCAGCAGTGGGGCACAGCGCGGTGCGCTGATCAGGTCGTGGACATCCTGGTCGGTGAGGGGTGCCAGCCGCGCGGCGTGATCGGCGAGCACCTCGGTGGCCGTACCGCCCAGCCCGAACAGGACCAGCGGGCCGAAGACGTCGTCCTGGACCACACCGGCCAGCAGCTCAAGCCCCCCTTCTGCCAGCGGCTGGACGAGGACACCTGCCAGTCGACCGTGGAACCGGGTGACGAAGTCGCGGTGCGCTGCCCGGATCTGTGCGTCCCCGCGCAGGTCGAGGCGTACCGCATGCTGTTCGGTCTTGTGGATCATTCCGGGCACGTACGCCTTGAGGACCACCGGCCCGTCCGGTCCCGAAAGACGCTCTGCTTCCCGGACGGCCTCGTCCTCGTTCTCGGCCCACCCCCAGGGGAGCCGGGGTATCCCGTAGCAGTCCAGCAGCGCGGCGCCGTCTCGTGGTTCGAGCCAGCCGCCTTCTGGATGGGCACTGAGATACGCCGCTGCGATTCCTGCAGCACGTGCGCTGTGGATTCCTTCGAGCGGGGGGATGCGTCCGGCGTCCCGGCTCAGCCACTTGGCACGGGAGACCGCGTGCGCGAGCGCATGGGCGGCGGCCTGCGGGTCCGCGTAGGCGGGAATCGAGCCGCTCTCGGCGGGAAGGAGCCGTACGGACGCTTCCTGGTCCGGCAGTACGGCGACGATCGGGCACGCGAGGTCGCGTGGCAGGCAGGTGACCGCCCGCGGGAGACGGTCGCCGGTCGCCGCGGCCACTGCGGTCGGCACGAGCGACACGAGCACCGCGTCGACCTCTTCAGCCGCGGACAGTACGGAGAGGCAGGCCCGCAGCTGGTCCTCGGAGACGGCGGCCGTCGTATCGATCGGGTTGTCGGCGACCGCGCCGTGGGGGAGCTCTGTGAGGAGCGCGGCGGTCACTGCCGACGGCAGCGGAGGCACGGTGAGACCCGCCTCCGCACAGGCGTCGGCGGCGAGCACACCCGTGCCGCCGGCATTGCTGACCACCGCGATCCGGCGTCCGCCCGGCAGAGGTTGGGCGTGCAGAAGTGCCGCGGTCTCGAGCAGTTCGGCGATGCTGCGCGTGGCGGTGATGCCTGCCTGGGTGAACAGTGCCTGACGGGTCATCGTCGAAGTTGCTGCGGCGGCCGTGTGCGACGCCGCCGCGCGTCGGCCCGCGTCCGTGCGGCCGGCGTCGACGGTCAGCACGGGCATCCGCCGGGTCACCCGGCGGGCGGTCCGTGAGAACGTCCGTGGATTGCCGAAGGACTCGAGGTGGAGCAGCGCCAGATCGGTGCGGTCGTCGCACTCCCACCACTGGAGCAGGTCGTTGCCGCTCACGTCGTACTTGTCTCCGAGGGAGACGAACGTGGACACGCCGATACCGAGACGGGACAGGCCGCCGAGCAGAGCGATGCCGACACCGCCCGACTGCACGGCGACGCCGGCCGAGCCGGGCTCCGGGGGATCGGCCGCGAACGTCGCGTCGAGACCGACGCTTCGGTCCGTGTTGGCGATCCCCAGGCAGTTGGGGCCGACCAGTCGCATTCCGTACCAGCGACAGGCAGACCGCAGTGCCCCGGCCTGCCGCGCATCGAGGCCCGAGGACACCACGAGCAGGCCCCGCACCCCACGCTTGCCGCATTCTTCGGCGGCGAGGGGCACGGCCGAGGCGCGCACGGCAAGGACGGCCAGATCGGGGGTGAGAGGAAGAGCCTGGACGTTCGGGTAGGTGGGGGTGCCCAGGACGACGGGCGCATGCGGATGTACCGCGAAGAGCCGGCCGGTGAATCCGCCGTGGCGCAGTTTCCGCAGGACAGCTCGGCCGACCGATCCGGGGTGGCGCCCGGGACCGATCACTGCGACCGAGCGAGGCCGCAGCAGCGGACGGAGACTGGCGACGTCGGCCGTCCTGCCGCGCAGGTCGACGGCGGAGAGATACGTCTCGTCCTCGGCGAGGCGCACCGTGCAGTGCACCTCGGGTCCGTCGAAATGCCTGGTCGTCTGAAGCCCCAGGTCGGCGAAGACCTTGAGCATCGCGTGGTTCTCCGCCAGGGCCTCGGCACAGAACTGGATGATTCCGTCTGCCCTGGCCAGGGAGACAAGGTGCTCCAGCAGCAGCGTGCCGGCTCTCCGGTGGTGCCAGTGATCGGAGACGGCGAGCCCTACCTCTGCCTCGGTTCCGGTGCCCGGCAGCGTGTCGTACTCGGCGACTCCCACGAGCTCGTCGCCTGACTCGGCGAGCAGGGCCCGGCGGCCGGGAGTGGCAGGAGCGCAGAGCCGGTCGGCGGACTGGCGTGCGGAGTTCCGGTTCGCGGTGAAGAAGCGCAGCCGCAGGTTCTCCGTGGACACCCCGTCGTACAGCCGCAGAACGCGCTCATGGTCTCCGGGCAGGACCGGACGGATGCGCACCGTGCTTCCGTCGGTGAGCAGCGCGTGGACCTGCTGAGATGCGTTCACTGTCTCGGTCATGACGATCACTCCCTGCCGCGTCGCATCTCCAGAGTTGGTGCGAAAACGCCAGGGGCACAGGGCCTACCGGGTCGGCTGGGGGGCCGAAAGGCCCTATCCAGCAGTCTTGCGAACGACTCGGGCGGGCGCCACCGGGCAGGCGGGCAGCCAGCCTCTGCTGTCACAGTCGCAGCTGTCCTCGTGCCGTCGGGTTCCTTCAACCGCTTGCCGTGGCCTCGCAGTGACGGGTGATCTCGTCCTCGACCCTCCGCGCCAGTGATTCGACCACGCCGGCGACAGCGGGCGAGAGCCCACGGCCCAGGGAGGAGTCCGCGCCCTCGACGGCATAGATCACGAGCCTTCCCGGGAGGCGGCCGAGTACCCGTGCGAGCTCGACGGCCTCGCCGAGCCCGAGTCCGTGTGAGCTTGCGGCGGGAGCGTGGGCCACCTCGTGGGCACCGAGTTCCAGCCGGTGCACTCGGCCCGGGTGACCGGGGTGTGCGTGTGCCGCGTCGACGACGACGGCCAGGTCCGCGTCCTCCCAGCATCCGATCAGTCGGCCCGGGTCCGCATCACACGTCAGGAGCCGGGTGCCCGGCGGCAGCGTCCGAGTGCGCAGCCGCTCCACAACGACCCAGCCGATCGCGTCGTCGTGCCTGAAATCGTTACCGACGCCGATGAGAGCGATTCGCCTGCTGGTCGTTGTCATCGCGGCTCCTTCCCTGCAGCCATGATTTCGCTCCGCGCGCGGCGAGTGTCCTGTGGCATGGGCCGAATGGCCCATGCCCGGGGACACCCGGTGTCTCGCCCAGGGACACGCCCCGTGGGAGCGTTGAAAGGAAACTCTGTGATCGGCAGGGACGTGAAGGCGGTGGGACCGTGGACACGTGCCCGCTGATCGTCTGCGACGGCTTGGGGTCGGTCACGGCTCCCTGGATCCGGCGGTGGGCGAGGCCTGCAGACTCCTGGTCGCGCTGCTACCGCACGACTGAACGTACCGGCAAGTGCAGAGGTGCATCATGCACGAGACCATCACTGTCGGGGTCGACGGTTCACCCGAGAGCGTGGACGCGGTACCCCGGCACACACACCCGTGTTCATCTGCTCGAAGGCAGCGCCGCCCACCACCTGCGCGCCGCTGCCGATGGGGCGAGTCTCCTCGTCGTCGGCCGTCGCGACACGGCGGGCCACCGCTTGGGCCCGTGACGCATTCAGCGATCCACCACGTGGAGTGTCCCGTCGCAGTAGTGCCGCACGGTGCGCAACTGGGTGGCGCCACACCTGCGGTGGAGCAGAAACCTCAATGACGCTGCGGAGCAGCTTGCACTGAGCCGGCCGCCGAGCCGGTCGCCGTTGTTCGCCGCAGATGGCGGGCTGATGGGAGCGGCTCGTGCGTGGCGCTCTGTGAGCGGCTTCGGCCGGGTGGCCGGGTCTCACGCGGTGTCGTCCACATCGAAGGACAGGTGGTCCGAGACCGAGACCACTCCGTCGACGCTCATGCACATGCGGTCGACGGCCGCAAGCATGCCTTTGAACGGCACAGATCCGGTCAGTACGACCTGTCCTTCCCGTACTTCAACGGTGATCGAGGAAGGATCCCGCCTGAGGGTGCGGGCGAGTACGTCCTGGACGATTTCGAGGCGGATGGCCTCGTCGTCGCGCAAGAAGACACCCAGCAGATCGCGCCGGCTGACGATGCCGATGAGCTTGTCCGACTCGTCGACCACCGGCAGCCGCTTGACGTTCTGCACCTCCATCAGGCGCGCCGCTTCGACCACTGACCACTCGGGGCGGGCGCACACAGCGGGAGCGGACATCAGCTCTTCGGCCTTCGTGCCTTCGGCCTTCGCCCGTTCCCAGGCCTCCGGGTCCGGCAGCGGGAGCAGGTCGGCGGATCCGGACTGGTCGGTGGACTTCCGCAGCAGGTCCTTCTCGGAGACCACGCCGAGTGGACGGTCCTGATCGTCCACCACGGGGAGGGCGGTGACCTGGTGCTCGGTGAGAAGTCGCACGATCTCCTTGAAGGGTGCGTCCTGGCGCACGCGGACGACGTCGCGTGTCATGAGCTCCCTGACTTTGCGGTGTCGCATGTCTCGCTCCTTCTCCCCCGGGGTTCTCCGCGGTCCGTGGTCCGCGGCGCCACTCCAGCCTGACCGCCCGGCGGGGGGAGTTGCACCTCGGCCTCGCTCACCTTGGGAATGGGACGCGTCGGGCAGCTGATGCGGGCAGGCCCGACGATCAGCGCCCGACGCCTCGAATGCGGTCATCGGTGGGGCCGAGCGTGCCGCGTGCCGAGCGCTCGGCGTCGGAGTCGTCGAAGCGGTAGCCCAGCTGACCGTCGACGGAGATCACCCCATCCACCTGCCCGACCATCCGCAGGGCGACGGGGACCTCGCTGCGCCGTTCCAGTTGCCCGACCACGGTCACCACACCGTCCTTCACGTCGACCCGGACGGCCTCAGGTGGCTGACCCAGCGAGCGGACCAGCACCTCGTCGATCACCTCACGGCGGATCTCCGCGTCCGGACGCAGGAAGACCTCGAGCAGGTCACGACGGGTGACGATGCCGACAAGGCGGTCTTCCTCGTCCACCACGGGAAGACGTTCGACCCGGTCCCCGCACATGGTGCGGGCCGCCTCGGCGATGGACTGGTCGGCGTGAACGGTGATGGCGGGGTGTGTCATCAGCTCCCCGGCATCGCGGGCGTGCACCTTG encodes:
- a CDS encoding CBS domain-containing protein, translating into MMKHDMVGTVMTSDVVRATADTTFREIVHLLDDHRISGLPVVDGSQRVIGVISESGLLAHAAAAEDRQGAHHARWSSLIRKGQDTDPGVMTLTACRLMTRPAVYAYAHESIAEAARIMARHGIERLPVVDEENRLVGIVTRRDLLKVFLRPDAEIRRVVVEDVLDRTCWIPPATIDVEVRDGVVTVSGQLGQRSEIPPVLRLIQQVDGVVSVVDRLTCRYENHRDDRSKEPPPNLAPDRLRGEERRGVRSQ
- a CDS encoding CBS domain-containing protein yields the protein MKHDKVGTVMTSEVVRAVDTTPFKEVARLLAQHRISGLPVVDDDDKVIGVISETDLMAHRSKAGEVAVTPRRFRWSSITGRGHTQETKVHARDAGELMTHPAITVHADQSIAEAARTMCGDRVERLPVVDEEDRLVGIVTRRDLLEVFLRPDAEIRREVIDEVLVRSLGQPPEAVRVDVKDGVVTVVGQLERRSEVPVALRMVGQVDGVISVDGQLGYRFDDSDAERSARGTLGPTDDRIRGVGR
- a CDS encoding CBS domain-containing protein; its protein translation is MRHRKVRELMTRDVVRVRQDAPFKEIVRLLTEHQVTALPVVDDQDRPLGVVSEKDLLRKSTDQSGSADLLPLPDPEAWERAKAEGTKAEELMSAPAVCARPEWSVVEAARLMEVQNVKRLPVVDESDKLIGIVSRRDLLGVFLRDDEAIRLEIVQDVLARTLRRDPSSITVEVREGQVVLTGSVPFKGMLAAVDRMCMSVDGVVSVSDHLSFDVDDTA
- a CDS encoding flavodoxin domain-containing protein, whose protein sequence is MRPSALVAYGSKNGSTAEIARWIASVLRDNGIDADARSAHEIQDVGPYDAVVLGGALYAGRWHRDARRFARRHHRELAARPVWLFSSGPLDPSASERDIPPVAGARRAAHRLDAEEHVTFGGRLEEGASGWVARMILQQGRGGDFRDVARISRWAETIAADLVAGRT
- a CDS encoding hydrogenase maturation protease → MTTTSRRIALIGVGNDFRHDDAIGWVVVERLRTRTLPPGTRLLTCDADPGRLIGCWEDADLAVVVDAAHAHPGHPGRVHRLELGAHEVAHAPAASSHGLGLGEAVELARVLGRLPGRLVIYAVEGADSSLGRGLSPAVAGVVESLARRVEDEITRHCEATASG
- a CDS encoding Rv1733c family protein, whose product is MAFDTLRARRRHNPLLRRSDVVGSWTALLLSAGLVLGAPAAGTASGWSAFAQGRAAAAERAASLHQVRAELLRDTPESIPSSDGSVTQAKYRVPVRWATPGGGVSQGVALVPEGMERGDRTDIWVDSRGKVTAPPKDDGDVLLEAFAVGAGVTAGSAAAVLVVRLAVRRTADRHRMAEWEREWISVEPKWSGRRRA
- a CDS encoding bifunctional acetate--CoA ligase family protein/GNAT family N-acetyltransferase; this translates as MTETVNASQQVHALLTDGSTVRIRPVLPGDHERVLRLYDGVSTENLRLRFFTANRNSARQSADRLCAPATPGRRALLAESGDELVGVAEYDTLPGTGTEAEVGLAVSDHWHHRRAGTLLLEHLVSLARADGIIQFCAEALAENHAMLKVFADLGLQTTRHFDGPEVHCTVRLAEDETYLSAVDLRGRTADVASLRPLLRPRSVAVIGPGRHPGSVGRAVLRKLRHGGFTGRLFAVHPHAPVVLGTPTYPNVQALPLTPDLAVLAVRASAVPLAAEECGKRGVRGLLVVSSGLDARQAGALRSACRWYGMRLVGPNCLGIANTDRSVGLDATFAADPPEPGSAGVAVQSGGVGIALLGGLSRLGIGVSTFVSLGDKYDVSGNDLLQWWECDDRTDLALLHLESFGNPRTFSRTARRVTRRMPVLTVDAGRTDAGRRAAASHTAAAATSTMTRQALFTQAGITATRSIAELLETAALLHAQPLPGGRRIAVVSNAGGTGVLAADACAEAGLTVPPLPSAVTAALLTELPHGAVADNPIDTTAAVSEDQLRACLSVLSAAEEVDAVLVSLVPTAVAAATGDRLPRAVTCLPRDLACPIVAVLPDQEASVRLLPAESGSIPAYADPQAAAHALAHAVSRAKWLSRDAGRIPPLEGIHSARAAGIAAAYLSAHPEGGWLEPRDGAALLDCYGIPRLPWGWAENEDEAVREAERLSGPDGPVVLKAYVPGMIHKTEQHAVRLDLRGDAQIRAAHRDFVTRFHGRLAGVLVQPLAEGGLELLAGVVQDDVFGPLVLFGLGGTATEVLADHAARLAPLTDQDVHDLISAPRCAPLLLGHRGAKPVDVGCLEQLLLRLSRLAGDLPELAEADFNPVIAGPDGAAVADVRIRLTPSRTYDAYLRRLR